TCCCTAGACCTGAGCCGGCGCCATTGTCGCTGGCCTGGGGCCGAGCGCAACCCGCACCGCCCCTCACCGTTCGGCCGAGGCCGCGCCGGACTTTCGTCTGACGGCGTCACCGCCTGTGCCCCGGGACGACCGGCCTGATGTTGTCGACGCCCGGCAGCCGAAGACCTTGCGTCCGGTCAGCCGACGGCCTTGGCTGCCGCCCTGCCCGCGGTCCGGCCGGAAAAGATGCAGCCGCCGAGGAACGTGCCCTCGAGCGAACGATAGCCGTGCACGCCGCCGCCGCCGAAGCCCGCCACCTCGCCGGCCGAATAGACATTGCCGAGCGGCAGGCCGTCGGCGCCGAGCACCCGGCCGTCGAGATCGGTCTGCAGCCCGCCCAGGGTCTTGCGGGTGAGGATATTGAGCTTCACCGCGATCAACGGTCCCTTGGCCGGGTCGAGGATGCGGTGCGGCGGCGCTGTGCGCATCAGCTTGTCGCCGCGATAATTGCGCGCACCCCGGATGGCGATCACCTGGGCATCCTTGGAGAAGCCGTTCTCGGTCTCGCGGTCGCGCGCGACGATCTCGCGCTCGAGCGCCTCCGGGTCGATCAGCGTGGTGCCGACCAGCTCGTTCATCCGCCGGCCAAGCGTCTTGATATCGGTGTCGACAATGAAGTCCGCGCCCTTGTCCATGAAGGCCTGGACCGGCGGCGGCAGGCCTTTGCCGAGCCGCGACAGGATGCCGGTTATGCTCTTGTTGGTCAGGTCGGGGTTCTGCTCGGATCCCGACAGTGCGAATTCCTTCTTGATGATCGCCCGCGACAGCACGAACCAGGTGTAGCCGTGGCCGGTCTTCATGATGTGGTCGAGGCTCGCCAGCGTATCGAAGCCGGGGAAGTTCGGCGCCGGCAGGCGTTTGCCGGTCGCGTCCAGCCAGACCGACGACGGCCCCGGCAGGATGCGGATGCCATGGTTCGGCCAGATCGGGTTCCAGTTCCGGACCCCCTCGACATAGTGCCACATGCGGTCGCGGTTCACGATGCGCCCGCCGGCGGCCTCGGTGATCAGCTGCATGCGCCCGTCGACATGTTCGGGCACGCCGGAAACCAGGAACTCCGGCGGCGTGCCGAGGCGCTCCGGCCAGTTCTTGCGCACCAGGTCGAAATTGCCGCCGATACCGCCTGAAGTGACCAGGATCGCCTGGGCCTTCAGCGCGAAGGACCCGGTCGCGACCCGCGAGCTCGATTGACCACGCGCCACCGAAGTCGGCTCGAGGATCTCGCCTTCGACCCCGTCAATGGCGCCGCCGGACCGGGTAAAGCCGTTGACCCGGTGGCGGAACTTCAGCTGCACCAGGCCCTTGGCGGCGGCCTCGCGGAGCTTGGCCACGAAAGGCGCGATCACGCCCGGGCCGGTGCCCCAGGTGACATGGAAGCGCGGCACCGAATTGCCGTGGCCGGTGGCCAGCCCGCCGCCGCGCTCGGCCCAGCCGACCAGCGGAAACCAGCGCATGCCCTGTTGATGCAGCCAGGCGCGCTTCTCGCCATGGGCGAAATGGACATAGGCCTCGGCCCACTGGCGGGCCCAATCGTCCTCCGGCCGGTCGAAGCCGGCCGAGCCCTGCCAATCCTGCCAGGCCAGATCGAATGTGTCCTTGATGCCCATGCGTCGCTGCTCGGGGCTGTCGACGAAGAACAAGCCGCCGAACGACCAGAAGGCCTGGCCGCCGAGATTCTGCTCGCCTTCCTGATCGAGCAGGATCACCTTCCGGCCGGCCGCCGCCAGTTCGGCGGTGGCGACCAGGCCGGCGAGCCCGCCGCCGACGACGATGACATCCGCGTCCATGCGCGCTTCTCCCCCTGCCCGGCCCTGGCGGGATCGGCTGAAGCCCGATCCCCATCATGCCGCAATGCCACCACGCGAGGCCGCGGCGAGCCGGCTGCTTGCCGCTTGTTTCACGCATTGTGACCGAGCGTCGGGGGAGTGCAAGCGCGCGTGATCGCTCCAGCCGGCGTCAGAGTGCCCTGGCCATTTCTCTCAGCCGGAACTTCTGGATCTTGCCGGTCGAGGTCTTCGGCAATTCGGCAAACACCACGGTGCGCGGGCATTTGAACGCGGCCAGGTGCTGCCGGCACCAGGCCATGATCTCCTCGGCCGTCGCCTCGGCGCCAGGCTTCAGCTCGACGAAGGCACAGGGCGTCTCGCCCCATTTGTCGTCGGGCCTGGCGACCACCGCCGCGGCCTGCACCGCCGGATGTTTGAACAGCGCATCCTCGACCTCGATCGACGAGATGTTCTCGCCGCCGGAGATGATGATGTCCTTGGAGCGGTCCTTGAGCTGGATATAGCCGTCGGGATGGAGCACGCCGAGATCGCCGGAATGGAACCAGCCGCCGGCAAAGGCCTCGTCCGACGCGGCCTTGTTCTTCAGGTAGCCCTTCATCACCACATTGCCGCGGAACATCACCTCGCCCAGCGTCGTGCCATCGGCCGGCACCCGCACCATGGTCTCCGGGTTCATCACGGTCATGTCGTCGAGCACGGTATAGGGCACGCCCTGGCGCGCTTTCCTGGCGGCATAGTCGGCGCTGTCGAGCCCATCCCAGTCGCGATGCCAGTCGTTGATCACGGCCGGGCCATAGGTCTCGGTCAGGCCGTAGAGATGGGTCACCTCGAAACCGGCGGCCTGCATGGCGGCGAGCACCGCCTCCGGCGGCGGCGCAGCGGCGGTGAAGAACGACACCTGGTCGCCGATCGGCCGCTTTTCGCTCGCCGGCGCATTGAGCAAGAGGCTCATCACGACGGGCGCGCCGCAAAGATGCGTCACTCCATGATCGGCGATGGCGTCATACATCGCCTTGGCGCGCACCCAGCGCAGACAGACATGGGTGCCGGCGACGGCGGAAATCGACCAGGGGAAGCACCAGCCGTTGCAGTGGAACATCGGCAGCGTCCACAGATAGACCGGGTGCTTGGCCATGCCGCAGGTGACGATATTGCCCAGCGCCAGGAGATAGGCGCCGCGGTGGTGATAGACCACGCCCTTCGGATTGCCGGTCGTGCCAGACGTATAATTGAGCGCGATCGCATCCCATTCGTCGTCGGGCCGCCGCCAGGCGAAGTCCGGGTCGCCGCTGGCAATGAAATCTTCATATTCGACCGCGCCGATCCGCTCGCCCGGACCGTCATATTCCGGATCGTCATAGGTAATGACGATCGGCTTGACCTTGGCCTGGGCCAGCGCGTCGCGCGCCAGCGCGGAAAATTCCCGGTCGACGATGAACACCTTGGCTTCGCCGTGATCCAGCGAGAAGGCGATGATCGGGGCGTCCAGCCGGGTGTTGAGCGTGTTCAGCACGCCGCCGGCCATCGGCACGCCGTAGTGGCATTCGAGCATGGCCGGCGTATTGGCGATCAGCGCCGCCACCGTGTCGCCCTTGCCGATGCCGGCCTTGGCCAGCGCCGAGGCGAGCCGGCGCGAGCGGGCATAGAACTCGGCATAGCTTCGCCGGATCCTGCCGTGAATCAGCGCGCAATGGTCCGGAAAGACCCGCGCCGAGCGCTCCAGGAACGACAGCGGCGTCAACGGCTGATGATTCGCTTCGCGCTTCGGGAGGTCGGTATCGTAGACACTCATCGCGGATCCCTTCGCGACCGTCGCGTTTCGGCCTCGACCCTAGAAGCCCGTAGCGCCGGGTTCAACATGAGCCTTCGCGCCGTCTCGGCTCAACCCCGCTGTGTCATTGCAGAATCATGGTTCACGGCCAATGCCGGCCCGACCGCGTTGCCGGTGCAATTGGCCGAAACAAGATTTCAATCGCCACACCAACAACGTTATCAATGTTCTAATGACCTTACGGCAGGTGTGATCCCTAGGACACAGCACCATGCAAACAGTCCACAGGCCGGGGGAGCACGGCCGGCACAACGCTCTTGTTAGTTGATTTCTCATTCTCGTCGGCTAGAGGTCAGACGTGATGGATGGACATGTGTTGGCAGGGCCTAGCGCCGCCGCTGACCTTGCCTCGAAAATCAATAAGCATGACGGCCCGTGCAGACGGACCGCCGAAGTCAAAAAGGAAATGACCTCATGAAGAAGTTTCTTCTCGCGGGCGCTGCTCTCGCCGCTCTCGCTTCCGGCGCTCAGGCCGCCGACCTCGGCGTCCAGCGCGTTGCCGTTCCCTCGGCGATCCTCGTTCCGGCGTTCTCGTGGACCGGCTTCTACGCCGGCGCCCACATCGGCTGGGGTTCGGCTCGTTCCAGCTACCGTGACAACACCGGCACGTTCTTCAACAGCAGCCTGACCTCGAACGGCGTCTTTGGTGGCGTTCAGGTTGGCTATAACTGGCAGATCAACCAGTTCGTTCTCGGCGTCGAGGGTGACGTTTCGGCCGGTGGGCTCAGCAAGCGTACGACTGACACCACTGTCGGTAGCCTGACGTTTGGCGACAGCTACCGCACCTCGGTGCCGTTCCTCGGCTCGTTGCGTGTTCGCGCCGGCCTCGCCGCCGACCGCGCTCTGTTCTACGTGACCGGTGGTCTCGGCGTCGCGACCTTCTCGGACAAGTATTTCGACGCTTCGGTCGGCCCGACTGGCACGACCTTCTCGTCGTCCAGCACCCGCGTCGGCTACACCGTCGGTGGCGGCATCGAGTATGCCTTCACCCAGAACTGGACCGCCAAGGTCGAGTATCTCTATTACGGCTTCGGCGACCGTTCGAACATCTTCACGGCGAACGACCGCTTCTCGCAGAACATCCACACCGTCAAGCTGGGCGTGAACTACCTGTTCTCGACCGGTCCGGGCGCCGTGGTTGCTCGCTACTGATTAGATTACGATCCCCTCGGGATCGTGACGAACGGGCCGCCTTCGGGCGGCCCGTTTTCGTTTGAGCCGGCCGTTGCGGCCAGGACAACTACGTCTGGCTCTGCCGTGACAAGACAGGTTTTCCGGCAAGGCTCGGCGCATTGCGCAGCAGCGCGAGCAGATTGAGCGTCGCGGCGCTGAGATAGCCGCCCCGGCGCACCACGGCAAAAACCGGATTGGCGACATCAAGATCGGCCAGCCGAATGGTCGCCAGCGAACCGGCGCGCAACTCCTCGTCGATGGCGCTTTCCGGCAGCAGCGCGAGGCCGAGGCCAGCCTCGATCAGGCGCTTTTTCGCATTGAGGCTGTCGACCGGCGTCCAGCGGATCTCCGCGATGCCGCGGGCCTGAAACTGCGCGAAGATATTGTCGGCGAATGTCTCACGCTGATCATAGGCATTCCGGAATGCGAACCACGGCTCGCCGCTGAGCGTGGCCAGCGACGCGAGCGTCTTGCCCGCGAAACGATGTTCGGCCGCGCAGACCACGACCATGGTCTCGGATGCGATATGTTCGCAGATGATGTCGGGGGCGGTGTCGAGCAGATAGCGCAGCCCGATCATCGCCTCGCCCCGCCGCACCAGATCGCTGACCTCGGCGCTGGTGGCGGTGCTGATCGACAGGTCGATCTTCGGGTGGTCGGTGACGAAGCGCTTGAGAATGGTGGTGAGATTCGTGCCGGCAAGGGTGCCGACCGCGACGATCGAGACCCGCCCGGCGGTCTCAGTCCGCATCGTGTCGATCGCATTCTCGGCATCGCGCAGGGCCGCCAGCACGCGTTCGGCATGGGGCAGCAAGGCGCGGCCTGCCTGGCTCAGCACCACGCCGCCGGCCGCGCGTTCGAAGACCGGCACGCCGAGTTCGTCCTCGAGCAGCGCGATGCGCCGGCTGATGGCGGGTTGCGAGCGGCCGAGTATTTCCGCCGCGCGGGAAAAGCCATTGGCCTGATGAATGGTGACGAAGGTCAAAAGCGCGTCGCTGTCCATGGCATGCAAAAACCTGATCGCGATGAGAAGAATTATGACTTCGACAAATGAAGATGCAAGGAGCATCGATAGACTGAGAGCACCGCCTCGGCGCGCCCGATGGAGTTTTCGACATGCAGACGATGACCCTGGCAGCCGAACCGCAGCATGTTCGCGCGGCGCCCTCCCATCCCGACCCCTACCCCTATTACGGCCGTCTCGCCCGCGAGCGACCATTCTTCCGGGACGAGACCAATGGCTGGTGGGTCGCGGCCAGCGCCGCGGCCGTCACGGCAGTCTTGACCAGCGAACTCTGTCTCACCCGTCCGTCGAGCGAGCCGGTCCCGGAAGCGCTGCGCGACGGCGCCGCCGCGGAGCTCTTTGGCCGGTTGGTGCGCCTGCGCGACGACGAGGCGCGCGGCAGGCTCAAGGCTGCGGTGACGGCCGCGTTGCGCAGCATCGACCTCGGGCAGGTCGCCGACCTGACGCGGCGGCGCGCCGCCGAACTGGACAGCGAGCTCGGGCCGACGCTCGACGCGGCCAGCACCACGCGGTTCATGTTCGCTTTGCCGGTGCAGGTGGTCGCACAATTGCTCGGGCTCCCCCACACGCGCTTCGGCGACGCCATGGGTTGGCTTGGTGATTATGGCGCCGCCGCCGCGGCGGCCGGAACCGGGATCCCCACGCCGACACCCGAGCTCGTCACGCGCGGGCACCGCGGCGCGCAGGCGCTGTTCGATCTCGTCCGCGCCATCAAGGACGACGATACGGCGCGCGGCCCGCTGCTCGGGGCGCTGGTACGCGAAGCAAGGCTTGCCGGCTGCGACGACGAGAAGGACGTCGTCGCCAACGCCATCGGCTACATGATCCAAGGCTATGCTGCGATGGCCTCGTTGATCGGCTCGACGCTGCTGGCGCTGGCGCGGCGGCCAGCGCTGCGCGCCGAGGTCGATGCCGACAGGACCCTGCTGCGTCCGCTCGTCCAGGAAGTGGTTCGCTGCGACCCGGTCACCAACAGCACCTTCCGCTTCATGGCGCGTGATGGCGAGATCGCCGGACACAGGCTGCGCCAGGGCGAGATGATCATCGTGCTGCTGGCTGCGGCCAACCGCGATCCGGCACTCAATCCAGAACCCGATCGCTTCGACATCGCGCGCACCGACCGGAAATATCTCGAATTCGGCGCCGGCTCGCACGTCTGTCCGGCCGACCGGTTCGCCGTGCTGGTCGTCGAGATCGCGGTCGATCATTTGCTGACCCGCGGCGTGCCTCTGGAGCGGCTGGAATCGTCGCTCTCATATGCTGCGTCGGGTCACGTCCGCACGCCCTTGTTCAAGGCTTGAGAGGAGGCCGACATGCCCCATGACCGCGACGACGCCGCGCGCCTGTTCAAGGCGCTGCACGCCGCGAAAGGCGGCTTCATCATGCCGAACGCATGGGACGGCGGCAGCGCCGCCGTGCTGGCGGCAGCAGGCTTCCCGGCCATCGCGACGACCAGCGCGGGGATTGCCTTTGCGCTGGCCAAGCAGGACTACGGGGTGACGTCGGCGGCGCTCGCGGTGCCCCGCGACGAGATGTTCGACCAGATGCGCCAGATCGTCCGTGTGGCCGGTGTTCCGGTGAATGCCGATCTCGAAGCAGGTTATGGCGACAGTCCGGAAGCGGTCGCCGAGACCATCACCATGGCGATCGATGCCGGTCTCGCCGGCGGCAACATCGAGGACAAGATCCCGGGTCATCGGGAACTTTATGACGAGGTGCTCGCGGTCGAGCGCATCGCGGCGGCCCGTGCCGCGATCGACGCACGCGGCAGCGCCTTCGTGCTGACGGCGCGAAGCGATGCCATTCTTCAAGCGGGCAAGGCCGGCATGGCCGACGGCATTCGCCGATCAAATCGCTTTCGCGAGGCCGGCGCCGATTGTCTCTATGTACCGGGTGCATCCGATATCGAGACGGTCACCGAGCTGGTGCGCGAAATCACCGGGCCGATCAATGTCGTCATGGGGCTCGGCACCACCAAGGGCAACGCCCGGGCGCTGCTCGCCGCCGGCGTCCAGCGCATCAGCCTCGGCGGCAGCATCGCACGCTCCGCGCTCGGATTCGTCCGTCGCTGTGCCGAAGAGTTGCGCGATCACGGAACGATCGGGTTCACCGAGCAGCAGATCTCCGGGTCCGATCTCAACGCGCTGTTCGCGCGGGCGCGCGGCGTCTAGGGCTGACCGGCACCGCGCGCCGGCGATCTACAACAAGGCCCTGACGCCGCCGATCAGCAGCACGGCGCCGACAACGAAGGTCAGCGCATAGATGATCGCGTAGAAGGCGGTTGCCGGGAGGCGCCGGACCAGCCAGATGCCGGCCAGGTTGGACAGGATCGCCACCGGAAACAGCACGGCGGCGGTCGCCAGATTGTCCAGGGTCATCTGGCC
This portion of the Phreatobacter stygius genome encodes:
- a CDS encoding isocitrate lyase/PEP mutase family protein, whose protein sequence is MPHDRDDAARLFKALHAAKGGFIMPNAWDGGSAAVLAAAGFPAIATTSAGIAFALAKQDYGVTSAALAVPRDEMFDQMRQIVRVAGVPVNADLEAGYGDSPEAVAETITMAIDAGLAGGNIEDKIPGHRELYDEVLAVERIAAARAAIDARGSAFVLTARSDAILQAGKAGMADGIRRSNRFREAGADCLYVPGASDIETVTELVREITGPINVVMGLGTTKGNARALLAAGVQRISLGGSIARSALGFVRRCAEELRDHGTIGFTEQQISGSDLNALFARARGV
- a CDS encoding cytochrome P450, which codes for MQTMTLAAEPQHVRAAPSHPDPYPYYGRLARERPFFRDETNGWWVAASAAAVTAVLTSELCLTRPSSEPVPEALRDGAAAELFGRLVRLRDDEARGRLKAAVTAALRSIDLGQVADLTRRRAAELDSELGPTLDAASTTRFMFALPVQVVAQLLGLPHTRFGDAMGWLGDYGAAAAAAGTGIPTPTPELVTRGHRGAQALFDLVRAIKDDDTARGPLLGALVREARLAGCDDEKDVVANAIGYMIQGYAAMASLIGSTLLALARRPALRAEVDADRTLLRPLVQEVVRCDPVTNSTFRFMARDGEIAGHRLRQGEMIIVLLAAANRDPALNPEPDRFDIARTDRKYLEFGAGSHVCPADRFAVLVVEIAVDHLLTRGVPLERLESSLSYAASGHVRTPLFKA
- a CDS encoding outer membrane protein, with protein sequence MKKFLLAGAALAALASGAQAADLGVQRVAVPSAILVPAFSWTGFYAGAHIGWGSARSSYRDNTGTFFNSSLTSNGVFGGVQVGYNWQINQFVLGVEGDVSAGGLSKRTTDTTVGSLTFGDSYRTSVPFLGSLRVRAGLAADRALFYVTGGLGVATFSDKYFDASVGPTGTTFSSSSTRVGYTVGGGIEYAFTQNWTAKVEYLYYGFGDRSNIFTANDRFSQNIHTVKLGVNYLFSTGPGAVVARY
- a CDS encoding FAD-binding dehydrogenase, whose translation is MDADVIVVGGGLAGLVATAELAAAGRKVILLDQEGEQNLGGQAFWSFGGLFFVDSPEQRRMGIKDTFDLAWQDWQGSAGFDRPEDDWARQWAEAYVHFAHGEKRAWLHQQGMRWFPLVGWAERGGGLATGHGNSVPRFHVTWGTGPGVIAPFVAKLREAAAKGLVQLKFRHRVNGFTRSGGAIDGVEGEILEPTSVARGQSSSRVATGSFALKAQAILVTSGGIGGNFDLVRKNWPERLGTPPEFLVSGVPEHVDGRMQLITEAAGGRIVNRDRMWHYVEGVRNWNPIWPNHGIRILPGPSSVWLDATGKRLPAPNFPGFDTLASLDHIMKTGHGYTWFVLSRAIIKKEFALSGSEQNPDLTNKSITGILSRLGKGLPPPVQAFMDKGADFIVDTDIKTLGRRMNELVGTTLIDPEALEREIVARDRETENGFSKDAQVIAIRGARNYRGDKLMRTAPPHRILDPAKGPLIAVKLNILTRKTLGGLQTDLDGRVLGADGLPLGNVYSAGEVAGFGGGGVHGYRSLEGTFLGGCIFSGRTAGRAAAKAVG
- a CDS encoding acyl-CoA synthetase, with the translated sequence MSVYDTDLPKREANHQPLTPLSFLERSARVFPDHCALIHGRIRRSYAEFYARSRRLASALAKAGIGKGDTVAALIANTPAMLECHYGVPMAGGVLNTLNTRLDAPIIAFSLDHGEAKVFIVDREFSALARDALAQAKVKPIVITYDDPEYDGPGERIGAVEYEDFIASGDPDFAWRRPDDEWDAIALNYTSGTTGNPKGVVYHHRGAYLLALGNIVTCGMAKHPVYLWTLPMFHCNGWCFPWSISAVAGTHVCLRWVRAKAMYDAIADHGVTHLCGAPVVMSLLLNAPASEKRPIGDQVSFFTAAAPPPEAVLAAMQAAGFEVTHLYGLTETYGPAVINDWHRDWDGLDSADYAARKARQGVPYTVLDDMTVMNPETMVRVPADGTTLGEVMFRGNVVMKGYLKNKAASDEAFAGGWFHSGDLGVLHPDGYIQLKDRSKDIIISGGENISSIEVEDALFKHPAVQAAAVVARPDDKWGETPCAFVELKPGAEATAEEIMAWCRQHLAAFKCPRTVVFAELPKTSTGKIQKFRLREMARAL
- a CDS encoding LysR family transcriptional regulator produces the protein MDSDALLTFVTIHQANGFSRAAEILGRSQPAISRRIALLEDELGVPVFERAAGGVVLSQAGRALLPHAERVLAALRDAENAIDTMRTETAGRVSIVAVGTLAGTNLTTILKRFVTDHPKIDLSISTATSAEVSDLVRRGEAMIGLRYLLDTAPDIICEHIASETMVVVCAAEHRFAGKTLASLATLSGEPWFAFRNAYDQRETFADNIFAQFQARGIAEIRWTPVDSLNAKKRLIEAGLGLALLPESAIDEELRAGSLATIRLADLDVANPVFAVVRRGGYLSAATLNLLALLRNAPSLAGKPVLSRQSQT